TTCTAAATTAGTTCTTGGTCTTTCGATACGTTTGTAGATGTAAAAGTTATCTCCCCGTACTTCAATGAAAAGATCAAAATTATCAGCATAGAAGTGTACTGGTAGATATAGGTTTCCATTAGCGATTATGAAAACATCACTCCTGAAGTAAGTGTTAGAGAAGTAACCCTCAATTCTCCCTTGCTCTAATCTCCACTCAAGATCAACATCCATAGTATCGGCAACTTCACCCATTGGTACATATTCATCTTGTCTAACATTCACAGAACTTGGTAAATCAACCTGAAAACTTCCCATGATTTGATTCATTTTTTCAGCATTTACTCCTCCAGTGATGATTACTGTAAGTAGTAAGCTGAAAAAGATAAGAGTGATAATACTTTTTGTTTTTCTTTTTTCTTTTGTCATTTTTAATTTCCCCTTTCTTTAATTACCCATTTCTTTAATATTAGGTGGTGGTTCAAAAAATATATTTTTTTCTGCATTTGCAGTTGAAAATAATATTCCATAACAATATCAATATTTCTTACATTTTGATTTTCTTTTAAAAATAGTTTTGATATCCCAAAATAATCGCCAGTTGTGCGTCCAATATAATTATAGCTAACTGTTTCAACATT
This region of Halanaerobiaceae bacterium ANBcell28 genomic DNA includes:
- a CDS encoding BsuPI-related putative proteinase inhibitor, which translates into the protein MTKEKRKTKSIITLIFFSLLLTVIITGGVNAEKMNQIMGSFQVDLPSSVNVRQDEYVPMGEVADTMDVDLEWRLEQGRIEGYFSNTYFRSDVFIIANGNLYLPVHFYADNFDLFIEVRGDNFYIYKRIERPRTNLELVLNTNKGNYRRNEELAVSILLMNNSDRDATLRYPSSKEYDLVLTRFNREVWRKSSQRGHLTIIRDVTIPANDFKLYTALINPSEDTNIYFGTYELHAEISTTSGSTIKSDPIQIRIQ